Proteins encoded within one genomic window of Sulfurovum sp. XGS-02:
- a CDS encoding peptidylprolyl isomerase, which yields MFGRETKRYDVVQSVMDTYNYAKFTTSKGVIWAKLFKDDAPNTVANFAHLAETGFYNGLKFHRVIPGFMAQGGCPHSKDNPAMAGTGGPGWQIDCETDTSTHPHRRGVLSMAHAGPNTGGSQFFITFVATPHLDGVHTVFGAIDEDDTESFMVLDNIEQNDDIISIEVVESRA from the coding sequence ATGTTTGGAAGAGAAACAAAAAGATACGATGTTGTTCAATCTGTAATGGACACATACAACTACGCAAAATTTACCACTTCTAAAGGAGTGATCTGGGCTAAGCTTTTTAAAGATGATGCACCTAACACGGTTGCAAACTTCGCTCACCTTGCTGAAACAGGATTCTACAATGGTCTAAAATTCCACAGAGTAATCCCTGGGTTTATGGCACAAGGCGGTTGCCCGCACTCTAAAGACAATCCCGCAATGGCTGGTACAGGCGGTCCAGGCTGGCAGATAGACTGTGAGACTGACACAAGTACACACCCTCACAGAAGAGGTGTTCTCTCTATGGCACACGCAGGCCCGAACACAGGTGGAAGCCAGTTCTTCATCACTTTTGTAGCTACACCGCACCTTGACGGCGTTCACACGGTATTTGGTGCGATCGACGAAGATGATACTGAAAGTTTCATGGTTCTGGATAACATTGAACAAAATGATGACATCATCAGTATTGAAGTAGTTGAGTCAAGAGCGTAA